CCTTTAAGGATAGTGGCTACCCTCATCGGTCAGTTTCGTACCTGGTTGTGGGTTAAGCTGATGATGGAAAGTGGAGAACGCAATCTACAAGCGATCGCTAAGGCTGCAGAAATAGCCAATTTTAACCGGGTTTATTTTTTGCAGAAAGACGTTAAGTCTATTTCTGTAAAACAACTCATAGCCTGTTTACCCTTACTACTAGATTTGGAAGTCAGCCTCAAACAGGGAAACTCAGAAACATCAGTACTGCAAACTAAAGTTATAGAACTTTGTCAAGTCTGCCAGGGAAAATAACATTAGAAATAAGGGTTTACACATAAGGTGTACCTTTTGTGGAACTTCTCCCTCAGAAAATAATTCAGAGTAAATTAAGATATCCCTGCTGTAGTTGTTTTGTATAAAGCTGATGAATAAAATTCCCTATCGATTACTCCGACTTAATCTAATTCGGATACTCTCCCAGTCTATGTTTGTGGGCATTATTGCCACTACCAGTTTAGTTTCTAGCGTTTGGATCTTAAACTCAAAAGCTTATGCTCAAAATCCACCAACAGTCACTTCTAATGAAGTGACTAGTTACGCCAAAACAATGCTAACGATGGAACCATTGCGCCAACAGGCTTTTGATGAAATCAAAAAGATGATTGGCAGCAAAGATGTTCCTAAAATAGTTTGCAACGATAAAAACAGTTTTAATAGTTTGCCAAACAAAGCTAAAGATATTGCCGTTAATTATTGCCAGCGTTATCAAAAAGTTGTTGAAGATAATGGGCTTACCATTGATAGATTCAACAAAATTACCTTAGAAGTCCAAAATAGTGAGGACTTAAAACGGCAAATATATAATACATTACTCCGCTTACAAAAGAATCCAGAATCCTAATAAATGGAGTTTTTAATAGTTGACATCACAAACTATTAAACCCGACTTTAAGTAGAACATCACAAATAAAGCTAAATAGTCAGCAGGTCAGAGGTAATCGACCACAATAATGGAATTCAAATTTCTTACTCCTACTCCCTACTCCCCACTCCCTACTCCCTATTCTCAACATAGATGTAAAAAGTCAAAAGTCATTTCAGGTTTGACTTTTGACTAAGTATGAAAGATATCCCGTTTCTGTAGTAGACCTCTTGTAAAATAACCCAATGACTAAAATCGTAAAACTACAAAGACAGCAGTTACCTAAATTGCTCGTAGATAAGAACTAAGAACAAGGACGCATTATATGTGTAGATCCAGACTTTAGCCTCAAAGGGTAAGATGATTTTTACAAGGTATCTAGGTTTACACGATAGATGATTATAGTTTGCGAGGGTAGTACCCATAAGGGTACTGTTTGACTTGAACTTTTACTAAAAATACCGTCTATTCCAATTTAATTAACTGGTCACTGGTTACTGGTCACTGGTCACTGGTCACTGTTATGTCGTTTTGCATGAATATTTTTCATATGTTTTTTAACGGTATTAACAGTAATGTAAAGCTGGTGAGCAATCTCTTTGTAGCTTAGTTTAGCCCGGTAAAGATACCAAATTTCAGCTTCTCGTGGTGTTAGGTCGTATTTTTTAATCTCCGTTAGAGCAATGTTTTTTAGAGATTCGTATCTATTTTCAATAGTGACTAAAAAACAAGACTGAAGTAATTTGTCTGCATTTAACCATCTGACACGTACTCGAAAAACAGTGGCTTTATCTAAAGCTATTTCATTAGATAAGACGATAGATTCTTCTGGAAAAAAATTTTTATTTTCTAATAATGATTTACAAAGATTCCAGATAGCAGTTGGTACAAGATCGGAGTGAGAATTGTTTTGGTTTAATTGAGTCAGAATATGATAAGCTGATGTATTAGCATGAATAAGTTCGCCTGTTTTTGTTAAAATCAAAATACCATCTTGTAAACTTTCAATCACTTCTTGCAGAAAAGAAGCTCCTTGTACGTCATAACATTGAGCATCATGTGATTGTTGAGTGTGAACTGCTTTTGTTGTAAATGTCTTTGTTATCGTTATCATATGGGGTGACTCTTCTTGCTCAATACTGTTAATTTAGTAGTTTCATTTAAATTGAGATATGCACCCTGTCTTGAAGAAGGCAGTGGGGAGTAGGGAGTAGGGAGTAGGAGATATTCCTTTTCCATGGCAAGGTGAGTGAGATTTTCCCGTGAATGACTTGTAGTTGTTTACCTTCAAGTCATGACAATAGAAAAATCAAATTACTGTATTAGGTATTACACAGTATATTGCGATTCGAAGTTTTCAAAAATTTATGTAGTTCTTTATGAAGACAATTTTAAATACAAGTTTAAGATCGCCTATTTCGGATATACGTAATTATCGGCGCTCTCAGAGATTAGAAATCGCAGCTATACAAACGCTCGTCCGCCTGCGCAACACACTCTCAATACTACAAGGGATACGATAATTGAGGTGTCAGAACCCCGGTTTCTCAAAGAAACCGGGGTTCTAATTCCCGCTTAGGAGAGTAGTATTGAGACAGGACAGGCGAGATGCCCGTCCCACAAAAAAATCACAAATTTTAAATTTCCTAAAACTTTAAGCTCCAAGCAGCGAAAGCTAAAGCACCCCAACCAGCAATTAAAGCAGCCCCTCCTAGAGGCGCAATTGCTCCTAAAGACTTAACTCCACTTAAGCTCAGAGCGTACAAGCTACCTGAGAAAATGGTAATGCCAATAATAAATAACCACCCACTTGCTAAAAGAGTAGGTGATTGGGAGTCAGTACGAGTTAGTAAGATTGCCACTGCTAATAGTGCAAGAGCATGGTACATTTGGTAGCGAGCACCAACTTCAAAGATTTCGAGCGATCGCTCGCTGATTTTCTCTCGCAGTGCATGAGAGGCAAAAGCACCTGAGGCGACGGACAAACCTCCCAAGATAGCTGCCAAGCTCAAAAAAATTCGTATCATGTTGAAGACTTTCTAAAGGTCAAAGTGGTAAGATATTCCGCCATCTTCACTCACCTTAAAACTAGCATTAAATATTTTTGCTTGCTCGTCTAAATATTTTCTAGCAGTAGCTGGAGGTAGTTCTGACTGCATGGCAAAGCTCAGAAGTGTAATGCGTCCGCTATTGTCTTGGAGCATTCGGTAAAAAGTAGATTGCATTTCCTCACTTGCTTGCTGCTTGAGGACTTTTTTATCCTGCTGACTTTGGCGGAACAATCCCATTGCCAGCCATACTCCCAGTATTGAGGTAGGAACACCAAAAACTAGTCCGTGCAGCGCAGTATTATCCAGTACATATATAGCTTCTTTATTGAGAATTTCTTGCGCCCCATACAGACTTGGTGGAAATGGCTTCTGCATGGAATTCTTCTGGATGGCTGCAGATGCTGATATTGTCAAAAACATAAAGCCTAGTGAGAGTAGCCAACCCGCCGCCAATTTTTCAGCAGTCTTCATAATTCTTGTTGTATCTCTAAATTGAAACCTTGCTTGTGATTCTAACCTCACTTTTTAGTAATCAGTGATCAGTGACCAGTGACCAGTGACCACTAATTACTAA
This genomic interval from Scytonema hofmannii PCC 7110 contains the following:
- a CDS encoding DUF4168 domain-containing protein, which encodes MNKIPYRLLRLNLIRILSQSMFVGIIATTSLVSSVWILNSKAYAQNPPTVTSNEVTSYAKTMLTMEPLRQQAFDEIKKMIGSKDVPKIVCNDKNSFNSLPNKAKDIAVNYCQRYQKVVEDNGLTIDRFNKITLEVQNSEDLKRQIYNTLLRLQKNPES
- a CDS encoding helix-turn-helix transcriptional regulator, with amino-acid sequence MITITKTFTTKAVHTQQSHDAQCYDVQGASFLQEVIESLQDGILILTKTGELIHANTSAYHILTQLNQNNSHSDLVPTAIWNLCKSLLENKNFFPEESIVLSNEIALDKATVFRVRVRWLNADKLLQSCFLVTIENRYESLKNIALTEIKKYDLTPREAEIWYLYRAKLSYKEIAHQLYITVNTVKKHMKNIHAKRHNSDQ
- a CDS encoding DUF423 domain-containing protein translates to MIRIFLSLAAILGGLSVASGAFASHALREKISERSLEIFEVGARYQMYHALALLAVAILLTRTDSQSPTLLASGWLFIIGITIFSGSLYALSLSGVKSLGAIAPLGGAALIAGWGALAFAAWSLKF